The following is a genomic window from Plectropomus leopardus isolate mb chromosome 3, YSFRI_Pleo_2.0, whole genome shotgun sequence.
tcaaaatgtcaaactatgatTGCTTTACCAGTTTCAGGTCTCTCAGTGTTCCCCATTCTCACTAGATTCGCAGTATGAGATGCTGGCAGTGTCTTGCACTCATAACAACTatgaaattagcacaaaagaTACTTTTATCTCATGATCTCTTcatgaaagtttttttgtttgcttcagATCTTGATTTTTGATGCACACGTTAGGATAGGGAGCTCCTACCCTGACAGAGATGAGCTCATAGAACAGAGAAGCTTTCTCTTTCTTGGTATCAGGAGGtttggtgttttctttcatCACATGTCCCCCTCTTGATCCAGCTGGGAGACCAGTTTCAGGGCTCATTTCGCTCACAGTTCCTGGGCTTGGCTTAGGTAGACGAAGGGCTGCCCGCTCCTTCTTTAGGCGCTCGATTTGCTGACGGAGAACAGCCTCTCGCTCTGGCTGTTCAGATGTCCTGAAGGGTTTATGGGTAGTGAGTGATCTGATGATATGCAATAGTTTAAAATGTAATCCTTtctatttgcaatttcagttggCCAATATTAATGCATACTTTCCTTTCTACACATTTATATTACTGTGCTTGAATGTACAAAGAGCACTTTCAAACGTTACCTCTGCTCTGTGTGACTCCGTGTTTCCGTCTCCTCTGTGACCCCTGCTGTTGAGAAGGAGGTGGACAGCTCCTCAGTTCCCATTTTCAAGAGCTGAGCTGATGGCCTGTCGGGCTGCTGCTTGTCACCGACCTCTGATGAGAGGAAAAACTGTGAGCCTGACTGTGTGTTTAGTGCATGAGTGGATGACATGCATATCTACTGTATACGAGCCACTGAGTTTAGGCAGTATTCAAACATGGCATTCAAACACCTGCTGAGTCCGTCTGCAGAGGAATGCCTTGCTGCTTCTTGGCGTCATAAAGTGACAGCAGCTCGCTGTAGGCCTCCTCGCACTCCTCACTGTCAATCACGAGCACAAAGACAACATACGACCTCACTGCATGAGAAGAACCCACATTAATACTGTCAAATGGCTGTCCTGaacacattcattatttttgaatgGCCTTGAATGGCCTTTGTACGTGTGTGTCAGCTGTGGTTTATGTGTGTACCAGTATCTGAGAGCCATCTGCAGGGCAGAGCAGTCAGCCTCAAGTCTGTTTAGTGTTAAACTGATCTGCTCTGACTCTCCCTTCCTTCGCTCCAGAGCTGCAGTCAGCCGTTCATTTCTGGCCCTCAGCCTCTCAATGCACCTGTGAAATTGAAGGAGAAAATATGAGGGGATTGAGCGCAAAAACCTTtaattcataaaacattttaaataatgaagcTGCCTCAGAGGAAGAAACAGTTTTACTGTATTGGTTTAGTCAAGCCAGAACTGGTCATGCTGGCAGGATTCTGACTAGAGGTTTAAGACTGCCATTGACCTTCCTGCATGTTACCATTTTCCAAATTCTCTCCTTTTGCATATCCAGGGCTGTCACCATTTGCAACACTTGCAGTGCTTTTAGTGCTTTTCGTGAAACAACAACCTCGAGCTTGCAACTTATAtgctaaaatgtctttttcccagttttcccaaacactgtataaataataaaaatagctaCTGTCACTCATTGGTTCATAGACGTCCATTTTAAAGCGACTTATTTAGTGTAGCCATGCTAACGTGCCAATATAATCAACCTGACCTTGACAGGTCAAACTTGCTATAATAAGTTAtcacaatacaaataaatttgAGTAATACACAGATATCCTGCCAGCAAAGACTCTGCTGCTCCCCGCAGACTAAACCATCTTTATCCCCTCCACAGACTCACCTGTTCAGTCGCTCTGTCTCAGACTCCAGGCTGATGGGGCTCGGACAGGGACTGCACGAGTTAACAGAGCCGACTGGAGAACCATCCCCACCCACAGACAGAGGTGTCATCGCTCTGGCTGCTCTTCTGTAGAGTAACGGTGAACCAGGGAATGGAGGAGACGCCCAGTCTGGACTGAGAGCCCCAGCAGTGGGTCGGTAGGAAGGAGAGCGACTGCCTGACCTCCAGGCTTTATGGAGACCGACCAGCTGAGAAACAAGAGAAAAGGTACtacatttatttcttctgtttgAAATCATTCATTGAGTTGAATCACTAGTTTTTATACTATTTATGTTCTCAAACTTCCTAAGTTGAttggtgttttcagcatttttatatttcactttCTCCTGTCGTAAATGAAACCCTCTCTCCCACCTTGTTCTTCTCCTCCATATGAGTGATGTTGCTCTGTgctctctccagctcctcctggtgACCCTGTAAGGTGCCTCTGAGAGCAGAGTCCCGCTTCTCCAGATCCAGGAGGTCCTCCTGATACTGTTCCTTTGGGAGGCCTGGTGGGCACGAAATCCCAAACTCTGTTTCCATCTCCTCCAGTATCTGCAAACCAGAGCCAAAATTACTGAAGGGGCTGACGGGAGTCTAAAGATAGCCTGAACAGTGACATATTTTTCTCCTATGGCAATTTATTAAAACTCAGACAGACACAACAATGTTTTTTCACTTCATGACACCAGAGAATAGCAAAGGTAGTGGCAAAACCTGTCAGGAAATTTGACCCAACATTAGATTTTTGTTGAAATCTGCAGCtgtataaaaaatacatcaaaaaccTCACATTATAAATAAgagattaatattttaatacctGAGTGGCTTTAAACCAGCTCTCCTGGGCCGCTCTCAGgtgctctctgtgtttgtgctggtcAGAGGCTGTGATGGGGGCGGCCCAAGACCTTTTACAGCTGATAGAGTCCTCCACTGATGATAAAACCTCCTGGAGTTGAGTCCAGACTACTCCACCGCCCCCTAGTGCATGAAAAGTAGAGGTGCAATTACTCATGTAACTcgaccctaaccctaaccctaacccatgtCCTGAGGGTCAGTTTTATATTCTACCAGAGCAGAAACAgcctatgaaaaaaaaaatgaatatatttttttaaaaaagctttcttTAACAGTTTTCACTTTCTATGCAAGATTTTCTATCAAGTTAACTTGCTGTcttttacagattaaatatttaacataaaattgGACACAAAATGTCTTGTTTGGCCTAGTTGCAGGAAAGATCACCTACATACAGTGCAGATGTAAAGCATCCAAAAGATGACAAAGTAATGTTAGGTGTGTCTTTGCCAACCTCTGTCAGTCAGTGGAGGGTCAGACGTGGCAGTGGAGGCGATGCTCCTCTCTGGGCTTCTCCTGACCAGCCTGTGGGACAGGAGGTCTGGAACCAGAGGCCTGGATGGTCCTGGTGATCTCAGGTCCCCTGGTTCACTGCAGAACACCACCAAAATAATTGCTTATAAATAACAGTGTAAACTGTGTTTACTTTGAAACAAGCTAAGCAGACCAATATATAATGTACTGAcgggaaaatatgaaaaaatctttatttggaGAAAACTCAAATCAATTAATTCAGATAAATTTTATGCCTCACATTGGTGCCACAGTTTCATAAATCCCATATCTAAATATTGTCTTGACTAATGTTACCTTGGTGCCTTTAATGACCCCATCTTCTTGTTCAGGTCAGCGATGATGCTGAGCAGCGTGCCTACTTCGGCCTCACACTGAGCCAGTTCTGCTGCTGAAGGCTCGAGATTGGCTGTGGGATCCGAGTTCTCAGGGTCAAGGGTCATATGTTCGATGGGGATCATCACCTCCGTGTCACACCCTGACCCAGCATCCAGGCTGTCACATCTGACCAGGCAAGAATCCTGCACACATGAGGTCATTTGGATTTTCAGTAATTTGCcatttgttgtcattattttagctttttactgCCATTTTCTTATGTTCTTCCCTTCAGTTCTTACATATATTTATCCCAATAATACACACTAAGTGTGCGTTCTTGCTGCCTGTTTATAATCATCCTCCACTGAAGACTGGCTCATAATTAATGTGAGCAAAATAATGTGTTATCCTGTTGAAGCAGACATTGTTACTACACTGTTTAGCCGCTATTGTTTTAAGCGGCGGAAAAGGAGGAAACTAAAACATCCTGAGATCCAACTTCCTGCCTCGCAAATATTTGTGGACTAACCATCTTTTGTTGTTCTCAAAGAATGTCGGCTAAAATAAATTAGAACACAGTGTTAATTCTGCTATTAAGTAGATATGATGTCAAAGAATTTGCCGAAGTGATACAAAACACTTTTGATTGTGTAAATTCTAACATATATTGTAAATTTCATACATCCTTACATGCTTTAAATTCCTTATCCATCCACCAATACATCCACTTTACCCACCTCTTCCAGAGTCACAGGGGAAATATTTATGCATGCACTGGTTAGAAAACGAAGAACCACCGTAGATAATTTACCAGCTAAACACTCACATTTAAAGTCTCTGGCTATTTAGATTCTCAAATTCACTCAAGTATTTGAATGTGGGAAGGACATCACttacataatgtaaaaatgtatgtatgtaatgcCACTCAATCAACAATTTTACTCACTAAACATTCTGCTACTAATTCACAATAGTATAATCAGATTTCATGCCAGTGCAAGAGGGTGTAGTTCTGTGTAATCCTTCCTATCTCAAGAGTGTTATTTTAGCCAGCAGTTTCACAGGTGACTGGTTTCAGGCTTACGAGTTTCACAGACTTGTCAAATTTACACAGTAAACATCCAAGCCATGCAAAGTCCAATAAAATAAGCGACATAttgtcaaacaaacactgaaagacTTCATCATAACCTACCTCCATGCTTCTTGATCCTGATGTCTGCAGCAGTGATTTAGTTCCTGATGTGGCAGTTCACAACctataattaaacatttgacaaactaaggatgttttcttcagtcttgctatttttgtgtttttatatttcccAACAGTTCAGTCAGTCACTGCTACAGTCTGCTGTTAGCATGTCTGCACAACAGTGTTTAGTGTGATGAGTGAAATAAGTGGAAAACACTCAGAAAGTCATCCCCACCCATTCCCCGTCACTTTATGTCCTTTCCTGTTTTGGCCGCATGTAGCTTCCACGCCTTTTCACATAAAACTGTGTACTATGAtgttatgtaatttaaaaaaatgtataaagttaCAATCAGTTTTGACCATAGCATTGACGTAAGACACGtgttagtgtttatttttatctctgtttaCTGCAAAGATAGTTTCTACTCATTTAGTGAGCTGTTCTAAAAGGTGATCAGCTGAAACCAAACTTGAATTTTGCAAGATAATATATTCAACATTAGTTTCCTGTAGGGATGTGAGAACTGAGAGCAGTACATTACGCCCTAAAGATATGTATATGAATAACTTTTGTAGTTCTGATTCACAAAATGGATTAGCAGTAATGGAGGACTTCATTCCTTAAACTTACGATTTTTTTTTACCGccacaaatattgtttttacgACTACAATCACCACCACCATctccaaaaggaaaaaagacggaggaaaaaggcagaaaaatgtATCCTTGTCATTAAACTCCACTACCCATAATGCCACGATACTTCCCGTTTCCGGTTTTGATCATTTCCGGTAAGGAAGTTATCCattcaaaaccaaaacaaatgtttgttcgTCGTCGACATATTTTACAACTTTCAATGACTTTCCCCTTTAATTGAATCATAGAAGTTTTGCAGTTACTCATCACGTAagtgtattttgacattttaacataaaacatgctCTACGTCTTTATTGGTCTGCTTTGCTCTAGTTTCTCTTGAAGCTAATGCTAACAGCTCACTTGGCTTCTGCGCTGTCATCAAACATCACCTACATAGACTCTggctttctggacattttgatCGATGCATTTCTAGCTAAACTATGCATCCTGTAAAGATAAAACACCTCACATTTTGTTATTCCAGTTACACTGCGTTCACAAAGACAGAATCGTAGTTTATTGTGAACTAGCAtgatttttaaaccaaaaagaaaaaacagaaagttatTGCAGACATTGGTTGTGATTCTGAGTTTCATGCAGATTTCTTGTTCCCATTGTACCATCTGTGTTGGACTTCATAGTAACTCTTGTCTTGATGTTTTAGGATTTATAGTCAGTTTTCTCCTATTTGCAGTTGCTGCTGGTATTTTTTGAGAGGCAGGTACTCTGTTACCCATCAGATTTGATGACCTGCTCAGAAAGTTTTGCTATACTGCCACTACAAATGCTTTTAACATGGTCACAcattatattttgaaagtttttagcAAAAGAGGTGCTATCTGGGATATTTATCAAACGAATATTATTCACATAATACACTGACAGTGTATAGAACAAATTAATactgttcaaatattttttttcacaatttaccGGTGCCCCAAGCgacatcttcaaatgtcttattttgtctgacaaaacagtccaatcacaaaacatttaatttataagctgcagctgcagatctTTGCTATCCACAGTTGGGAGCATTTATCTATCTTATATCTGTCCCCAGCTGAATACTATATACCCTATCAAAAATATTGTACAGagtaaattatgtttaaaacatttacttttgcaACATAGCTGAAATTTATTTGCGTCATATAATCTGATCAGTCACAGCATTTTTGGAACACTTGTTTAAAGATCAATATTCTCAAACAAACACCGAAAGACTTCATCATAACCTACCTCCATTCTTCTTGATCCTGATGTCTGCAGCAGTGATTTAGTTCCTGATGTGGCAGTTCACAACctataattaaacatttgacaaactaaggatgttttcttcagtcttgctatttttgtgtttttatatttcccAACAGTTCAGTCAGTCACTGCTACAGTCTGCTGTTAGCATGTCTGCACAACAGTGTTTAGTGTGATGAGTGAAGTAAGTGGAAAACACTCAGAAAGTCATCCCCACCCATTCCCCGTCACTTTATGTCCTTTCCTGTTTTGTCCGCTTCGACGCCTTTTCACATACAAGTGTGTATTAGGATGTTATGTAATTCAAGAAATGTATGAAGTTACAATCAGTTTTGACCATAACATTGACGTAAGACACGtgttagtgtttatttttatctgtattGTTACAAATATAGTTTCTACTCATTTACCCACACTGAGTGAGCTGTGCAAAAAAGTGATCAGCTGAAACCAAACTTGAATTTTGCAAGATAATATATTCAACATTAGTTTCCTGTAGGGATCTGAGAAGGGAGAGCAATACACTACACCCTAAAGATGTGTATATGAATAACTTTTGTAGTGCTGATTCCCAAAATGGATTAGCAGTCATGGAGGATTTcttataattatgattattatttattttttttaccgccacaaatattgtttttactaCTACAATCACCACCAAAATctccaaaaggaaaaaagacgGGGgggaaaatggcagaaaaatgtAACCTTGTCATTAAACTCCACTACCCATAATGCCACGATACTTCGTATTTCCGGTTTTGATCATTTCCGGCGAGGAAGTTGTCCgttcaaaaccaaaacaaatgtttgttcgTCGTCGACATATTTTATaactttcaatgacttttccctTTAATTGAATCATAGACGTTTTGCAGTTAGTCATCACGTAAGTGTATTTCGACATcttaatataaaacatgctCTACGTCTTTATTGGTCTGCTTTGCTCTAGTTTCTCTTGAAGCTAATGCTAACAGCTCACTTGGCTTCTGCGCTGTCATCAAACATCACCTACATAGACTCTGGCTTTCTGGAAACTATTCATCCTGTAATGATAAAACACCTCACATTTTGTTATTCGAGTTAGCTGCAAACTGCACTTTGCAGAATCGTAGTTTATTGTGAACTAGCATGATTTttaaaccagtttttttttttagaaagttatTGCAAACATTGGTTGTGATTCTGAGATTCATGCAGCTTTCTTGTTGCCATTGTACCATCTGTGACTTCATACTAACTCTTGTCTTGATGGTTTTAGGATTTATAGGCAGTTTTCTTGGTACTCTGTTACCTATCAGATTTTATGACCTGCACAAAAAGTCTAGCTAAAATCCCACTACCAATGCTCCTAACATGGTCGCAcattatattttgaaagtttttagcAAAAGAGGTGCTATTGGGGATATttatcaaacaaatatttttcaaataatatatTGATTGTGTGAAGAGCTAAATAATATTGTCCAAATAGTATTTCACAATTTACCAGAGCCCCAAGCGACATCTTcaaatgtctcattttgtctgtcaaaacagTCCAAACACCAAAATATCTAATTTACAAGGATATGAACCAGACAGCAGCTGCAAATTTTAGCTATCCCCAGTTGGGAGCATTTATCTATCTTATATCTGTGCCCAGCTGAATGCTTTATACTCATAGCTGAAATTCATTTGGGTCACAAAATTTGATCAGTCACAGAATTTTAGTAACACTTGTTTAAAGATcaatattaatttgtatttacattttattatcagTGGATGACAACCACAGGTAAATGTATACTATCACTACTGTGTTGATAGTTTCTCTTCTTGACCAGCCAACCTCAACATCTCCACTTCTTTAGTAATCTCTGTATCCATGGAGACGCCAGAGCCGGGCCCAGCAGATGGAGAGGAGCGCCTGGTGGAGCTGCGTCCTCGGACACGGTCCAACCCTGAAGGTGCTGAGGACCGTCGTAGCAGCACGGGCAGCCTTGGAGGAAACAGCAACCCCAACATATCTCAGCCCGCTGTGGGAAGTCGTGTTGAGGGTGAGGGCGAGGCTTCAACCAGCGACAGTCCTCCCAGTTCCACCACCACAACTgtctcagcagctgcagctcagacTGCAGCTCCTGTCACAGTGGCGGCAGCGGCTGCAGGCAGCACCACAGTGCCACTATCAACTGCGTCTGTTGCAGCCAAAGAGAGGCCGAAGCCGACACAGCAGCAGCCCACACTGACAACCCCCATCCCTCCGCCAGCAGAGTACCAGCTCAGAGTGCCCCGTGTCAACTGTCCAGAGAAAGTGGTAGGCCCGCTTCACAGATCTGATTTGTGTTTCACATGAAAATCAAAGCTCACTTTCATTAAAAGGCTTAATCTATCTGGTGTTCTCATGGCAGATCATCTGCTTAGACCTTTCTGAAGAGATGTCTTTGCCAAAGTTGGAGTCTTTTAACGGGTAAGCAACAGTCAAGTAAACTTTAATTCCACAGTGCTTGTATTAGTTGTCATCATTGCctaattgattaatctttcCAAATAGGTCTAAAACTAATGCGCTAAACATTTCCCAGAAGATGATTGAAATGTTTGTCAGAACCAAACACAAGATTGACAAACGTCATGAGTTTGCCCTGGTCGTCGTCAATGATGATGCTCTGTGGGTGAGTGCAGGAACATTTTAATGTGCTCCAAATGTTTCATACGTTTTTCTAGAATATTGTcgtctttttcctcttctcatGTGTAATTTATGTGTCACAGTTGTCAGGCTTCACCTCTGACCCCAGGGAGCTGTGCAGCTGTCTGTATGACCTTGAGACCAATGTGTGCGAGTCCTTCAGTATCCTTTCACTCAAAACTAACacttaaacatgaaaataaatgctgtaCTATGAAGCGATACATAGGACATAGATTTAATGCTGATGGTTGTTACATGTTAGCCTTAACTGTGCTCTGTAGACCTGGAAGATCTTCTTAATGTAATGTAAGTTCTGTCTGACTTGAAACCTTTTTGGCCTCTTAAAATACAATCAACATTACATACAAGTGTTTAGAGAAGGTCAGCTCTTTTTCTGTTGCACACATAGTCGTCAGAAGATCGAGCTGCCGTCAATGGAAAATGTCCAGACCGTCCCTCCTCCATATGTGGTGCGGACGGTGCTGATCTACAGCCGTCATGCCGGGCAGCTTCAGTTCAACCCTTCAGAGGCTGTTAGTGTGAGTATGGGACCCTGTAAGATATCCAGCTTCGAGTAGTGCATTTACTTTACACAAAAGTGAAAGTCTTGCTTGATCTTGTTTCCTGCCACAGAAAATGCTGCAGTCtccatattttttctttgatgtggTCTACCTACATAACGGGTCGGAGGAGCAGGGGGATGAGACCAGCTGGAGGGTGAGTGAATCAGCTCATGAAGTGACAGTGATCCAGCATTTGTGCTGTGGCTCTGGTTTGTTTGCCGTTGTGATTTAGTAAAGTATTTCAGTTGGATAGAAGAACTCCAGTAGCACATTTGGTATCAGTAAGTAGTAACTTCTGTTTCAGACTATTTGAAAAACCTTCCTGCTGAGCTTTCAGAAGGTCAAAGTgggtatttattttcttaaattcatGTACTTTAACTTTCAATGTTTCATGTTACCACACAATATGTTTTGCATTCCCTCTGATCCACAGAGAAATACTGAGCAGTATTATGATTGTTATTGTGTCGTAGACCGCTGCTGGTTACGACCAGCCGTGTGTGCCTCACCTGTCCGTGTCATTGCAGCGACATAGATAGCTAGTATGGGTAGATAAGCTGGCTCTGTTCTCGAGATGGATTGTAGCTGTGATTATGATTGTAGTCATGGGATGACATTGCTTTGGCCGTTGCTGTCACTGTGATTGTGGCTGTAGTCATGACTGTACTTAAGTTGTCATGTTTGCATGACAAATTTGTCTATAAAAGTTTTAACAGTAAGTACATGCAGGGGTTGTGTGTATGCAGTGAGCGGATGCTTGTGTTGGCTGGACATTGTATTGAGGCTACTGTGTTCAACTCCTGTGGTGAATTGGTAACACATCTGTAATATCTGATGGAAGCACCAAAGTTTCAAATCCTGTGTTGCTTGATAATGTTTTGTTGGCTAATGTTAAAGGCATAATTCACCCccaaataatcatttgtatatcaataatccctctgtgttttgctgaatttgtgaaacatctttctttttctttgatgcatttacagcaaataaaaaatccaaaaacagagaacatCTTTGATAAATTGTACTAAATGAGCGCTGCATTTACCAACAggaaaatacatcaaaacataCATCTACATATTTTCAAACTAATGTAGTATTATGCAAATCTCATtcatccagtcatatgctcagtacttcccaaacacatttttgctttttatgcctccgcgcCGGCAGTCGCTGGGGTCTGAgacattgtgttttcatgttgtctgtccatctgtcccattcttttgaacgcgatatctcaagaacaccatgagggaatttctttaactTCGACAGAAACTTCCACGTGGATTCAACGATGagctggttagattttggtggttaaaggtcaaagtcatGGTGTCCTTGTGTCTGTGTCATTCTCGTGAAAGTGATCTCACGAACAACTTGAaggaatttcatcaaatttggctcaaacgtccacctggactcaagaatgatGAGAATGATGAAAAGTTggcagtcaaaggtcaaggttattATAACTTCATGTCTTTGGCCGTAGAGAATTAATTCGCTAGTTATGAAATAATAGATGAAGTGATAACattatatattcaaaaggtcaaaggtcatctttATTGTGTAAAGAAGAGGGTGTCAGCAGGTTTCATAGAGGTTTCCATATTATCCATATTATCAGTTGTTTTAAGTGGAAGTAATAAAATGGTGCAGTTAGCTGTAAAACTACTTCAGGTGTCGTGCGGATGAGGTGATGAACTGTCtgtatccaaaaggtcaacttcactttgtcatcataatgttctgcaaaaaccaCTTTTATGTCCATAACTCAACAACATAACTCACTAACAGAAGTGGAGACATTTGGCCAGagactgaattggtgacactaatcttggatgTCCACCTCAAAACTGTACTGATTGTACAGGTTTTTAATGCTGccaggggaagatgtgtgtgatgcatgcgtgctttcacagacatggatgtaaactgtaagagaAACTTCTTGAGCGATTTTGGAGGCATACAACAGTGaagcggtaattctagtttgctgttgttgaacGCAGCCCCCCTTTACTGCGATTCATCATGACGcgtttggattctttgttcactgagttttcttcacaaatttaatgtGATGTAGGTGTGTGGTTTATATACAAGTGATCATTTTATTGGTGAAGAACTTTAACAGGAGCAGTCACAGAACAGCTTCTGTAGCCATATCCATAGCATCATAgattcaaaaacaaatacagccaGAGTCCGAGTCCTCTGTATTATTACACCTTCCTGTGTTTTCTAGATAATTCACTCAGGTACTCTTGACATCTTCCTTCGGCCCTGTATTTCAACGGTGTGGTATGTTTTCTGTCTTCAGGACAACTACACGTCTTTCTGCAACCTGGACTCAAAGGGCATGTGCTATCGCTTTGAGGTTTCCCTGGGAGGACCCGCCATCGAGCTGCACAACTGCATGGCCAAACTTCTGGCTCACCCTTTACAGAGACCTTTCCAGAGCCACGCGTCTTACAGCCTGCTGGAGGGGGATGACCCCCAGGACATTGAGGCAACCGTGTAAAACCAGACAGCGGTTTTCCGTGTGCACCtcattgagggttttttttccatttcctgcTGACAAGCAATAATTTGTAGGAATATTTCGCAAAACCAGACGTGACTCTAAAGAGACAAGGGGTTGTCGGCAGGTTTCTGTTAACTCATCAAGGTTTCCATAAAAGAATGAATGAGTCATCTATTGTTGATAATCGGAAGTAATAAAGTGATTCAGCTAGCTGTGAAATTACTGGAGGTGTCCTGTGGATGAAATGGATGGCAGAGAGTTCAGGAGCAGGACAGGAGTAAAAGAAGACTAAGAAAGGATTTTAGAAAAGGAAGATTGTTAATTCTTAAACTCACCTCCTCcgtatgtttttctttcaaatcttaaaggtccagtgtgtaggatttagaggaatACAGCATATTATCAAAAACGGAATATAatattaagtgtgttttctttaatgtaaaatcacctgaaaataagaatcgtaTTTTCGGTACCACAGAATGAatcatttatatctacatagggagtgggtcctcatcCATGATGTCCAGCACGTTGTTTCTTCAGTAGTccagagcagacaaaccaaGCACTAGATTGGACCGTTCACATTTTCATGACGGCTGCTGTAGTCCGCAGCCCCTCTTCTACAAGACAAACAGCTGTGgcaaaacattgatttttaacctgaaactgctttagtcatcgtttttatcagtttaaatcactgggtccaGTTGTTCTGGAATGGAGCATAACTCTGCgaataattcggctcctggtaaaaacctcctgagtgTCTGGATCAGATTAAAGTTCAGCACATATTGAGTTATAAGGTGAAAAGGGTGAATGCGCAGTAGCTTGTTGTGGGCCTCCTACCCATCACCGACGTGCCAAACGGTGTTTGACAAACACTAATTTGTAGcctgaaactactttattcagtgttttaaccagttttaatcagtttttgttttgagaaGAAGACACCTGCAGATA
Proteins encoded in this region:
- the ushbp1 gene encoding uncharacterized protein ushbp1 isoform X2; protein product: MEDSCLVRCDSLDAGSGCDTEVMIPIEHMTLDPENSDPTANLEPSAAELAQCEAEVGTLLSIIADLNKKMGSLKAPSEPGDLRSPGPSRPLVPDLLSHRLVRRSPERSIASTATSDPPLTDRGGGGVVWTQLQEVLSSVEDSISCKRSWAAPITASDQHKHREHLRAAQESWFKATQILEEMETEFGISCPPGLPKEQYQEDLLDLEKRDSALRGTLQGHQEELERAQSNITHMEEKNKLVGLHKAWRSGSRSPSYRPTAGALSPDWASPPFPGSPLLYRRAARAMTPLSVGGDGSPVGSVNSCSPCPSPISLESETERLNRCIERLRARNERLTAALERRKGESEQISLTLNRLEADCSALQMALRYCEECEEAYSELLSLYDAKKQQGIPLQTDSAEVGDKQQPDRPSAQLLKMGTEELSTSFSTAGVTEETETRSHTEQRTSEQPEREAVLRQQIERLKKERAALRLPKPSPGTVSEMSPETGLPAGSRGGHVMKENTKPPDTKKEKASLFYELISVREEMSDLRALIRLKEKELRCLEWGLMAQKAQEAAGAFVPESLREEMEDRKTEQQRLSENAAKLGGDGDIADPRSRPILKELQAVLQREQALKKRLALVQDSLNTALSDSTSHRRDNGEQIARLTQAHSKALSSYRQIRRKYREHVWRLEQKVAAMTESHHHQSGAQKAAGEALEWRREETVL
- the ushbp1 gene encoding uncharacterized protein ushbp1 isoform X1 produces the protein MEDSCLVRCDSLDAGSGCDTEVMIPIEHMTLDPENSDPTANLEPSAAELAQCEAEVGTLLSIIADLNKKMGSLKAPSEPGDLRSPGPSRPLVPDLLSHRLVRRSPERSIASTATSDPPLTDRGGGGVVWTQLQEVLSSVEDSISCKRSWAAPITASDQHKHREHLRAAQESWFKATQILEEMETEFGISCPPGLPKEQYQEDLLDLEKRDSALRGTLQGHQEELERAQSNITHMEEKNKLVGLHKAWRSGSRSPSYRPTAGALSPDWASPPFPGSPLLYRRAARAMTPLSVGGDGSPVGSVNSCSPCPSPISLESETERLNRCIERLRARNERLTAALERRKGESEQISLTLNRLEADCSALQMALRYCEECEEAYSELLSLYDAKKQQGIPLQTDSAEVGDKQQPDRPSAQLLKMGTEELSTSFSTAGVTEETETRSHTEQRSLTTHKPFRTSEQPEREAVLRQQIERLKKERAALRLPKPSPGTVSEMSPETGLPAGSRGGHVMKENTKPPDTKKEKASLFYELISVREEMSDLRALIRLKEKELRCLEWGLMAQKAQEAAGAFVPESLREEMEDRKTEQQRLSENAAKLGGDGDIADPRSRPILKELQAVLQREQALKKRLALVQDSLNTALSDSTSHRRDNGEQIARLTQAHSKALSSYRQIRRKYREHVWRLEQKVAAMTESHHHQSGAQKAAGEALEWRREETVL
- the babam1 gene encoding BRISC and BRCA1-A complex member 1 — encoded protein: METPEPGPADGEERLVELRPRTRSNPEGAEDRRSSTGSLGGNSNPNISQPAVGSRVEGEGEASTSDSPPSSTTTTVSAAAAQTAAPVTVAAAAAGSTTVPLSTASVAAKERPKPTQQQPTLTTPIPPPAEYQLRVPRVNCPEKVIICLDLSEEMSLPKLESFNGSKTNALNISQKMIEMFVRTKHKIDKRHEFALVVVNDDALWLSGFTSDPRELCSCLYDLETNVCESFNLEDLLNVIRQKIELPSMENVQTVPPPYVVRTVLIYSRHAGQLQFNPSEAVSKMLQSPYFFFDVVYLHNGSEEQGDETSWRDNYTSFCNLDSKGMCYRFEVSLGGPAIELHNCMAKLLAHPLQRPFQSHASYSLLEGDDPQDIEATV